One stretch of Chaetodon auriga isolate fChaAug3 chromosome 18, fChaAug3.hap1, whole genome shotgun sequence DNA includes these proteins:
- the nhsl1b gene encoding NHS-like protein 1 isoform X2: MVFIGTSLKSVIKYFKRKAVSNLDEESKWTVHYTAPWHQQENVFLPGSRPPCVEDLHRQAKVNLKTALRECDKLRKDGFRSSQYYSQGPTFSDPTQSNSSLQDDEDDDNDKKSTASSAEDDKSQLSMRPQTPLGEGGEGSEIDGQVVWNKTVPLPTPEEKMRQTAKAVPTDIVAINVTGAVFDRQASIRRSLINTDTVSRRPKKVKRRKTISGLPDNINQELAAKGYGGDLRPHSMFIPGQYSTLGRVGSVNSTLRRSQTRDSSCQTEEVKIVPPSMRRIRAQRGQGIAAQMAGISASSSTGSISISSSDSSGILMLPHQFNGDPSRFHSLPRQGARVSLSADPIYSSTPIKSEEQTTPQRQIGKLQADDTVVHMRNAPRTGTLPRPKSQELRGTQASDWGGSPACVVSPHAAYSTSFIPNATLSNSSEVITLKTSSQLSHSPPSAYPTARPLSLASSTNTDPLISSPAGFTHSSTCPALATSTPTHTQQDGGVVVAAPASESGHSDSSIHSHSTLAPTPPSCLPEEQWIYDTPENVVIPHRTLTSSCSTPINQLYSSLDLSSRTTTDSSSLYSQDNDGYYTSMHMDSGLRSRSHGSGHGAAAGRATRHSMYECREMANQEDSGSLYSDRSLSRSISLRKAKKPPLPPARTDSLRRKPGAKKPLGGVSAISGANEAHGAMLNETLIASLQQSLQMGLRGGKGKGASPSSPSHSPSSDYDDPWVLRPRSQSSISAGSSAASLAANANCGGVSNVYSLCHVTPAHSETSSLRSDYADSWGYYMDYPHTHGDQRAQTPPAHAADNMSAGAHPGELQNGGGIHNNQAPRAPDQEGGVAVKPKMSTSSPDRVHRLTSPSSGYSSQSNTPTAGTPVPSFVRSMSPSGSRPKPKVPERKSSLLSSVSMSSSSTSLSSNTSDSLKSFGPPPPPPPPLPLSSSSAPSTPLSPPPPFPPPLPPSSSAGTPPPVSLLPTTPQGPNLSPPPACSTSPEFPPPPSPEMLIPPSSSFNGSFSPPPPPPPPVPTMGPPPPPPLPALVPPSSSPSFVKAVKDDPKPTLSDSPTNSSKPLITPFALQSVQLRSVKRPEMEINGESDHTKAQETGVDLLQGLKPQALEKSDSLEHPSVLPLSNCPPEEDSRNSSPSPVSKLLEELSLDCSITDYTTDGAVINGKAEDQSYFLLNGKEKVEWRESLSSPPQSSQSSPVKQKPPAVSKKPKISFLPPFSPRPISEQVLSQHEDKTSLLQTEDQVDAPQRQMKEEEKESKSEQQKKEETSESSEPQAESSETSTVSQDEPHISASASQDTSLDNGLCTNGDAYGEEEEEEGDGTSSTTGSISSREDDTGGEVFDSSTAESSPAPPANGASEENMVTPTPSRARTTEDLFAAIHRGGMQWVGASFLERSKRKVLGRKESEEDKSRASPGSHPQSPPVTPTGVAPGTTSSLPRQTGSIQRNIRKSSTSSDTFKALLLKKGSRSETSFRMSAAEMLRSTDPRFQRTRSESELDPPAASPSSPMAPHSPLTSPGRGKRATDEWSRYEAFSLSSPTSSSSSLSGLKYGRSRTPPSAASSKYNARSRILSSPMTVICEREGELAESEYGDTAESLSGPAAQTLPTLKDSNGTLSEESRS, encoded by the exons ATGGTGTTTATCGGGACCTCGTTAAAATCTGTGATTAAATACTTCAAAAGGAAGG cggTGTCTAACCTGGATGAGGAGAGCAAGTGGACAGTCCATTACACAGCTCCGTGGCACCAGCAGGAGAACGTCTTCCTGCCAGGCAGCAGGCCGCCATGCGTAGAAGACCTCCACCGCCAGGCCAAAGTCAATCTCAAGACCGCCCTGCGAG AATGTGACAAATTGAGGAAAGATGGTTTCCGGAGCTCTCAGTACTACTCCCAGGGTCCCACCTTTTCTGACCCCACACAGTccaacagcagcctgcaggacGATGAGGATGATGACAATGATAAGAAG TCCACAGCTTCATCAGCGGAGGACGACAAGTCTCAGCTCTCCATGAGGCCCCAGACCCCGCtgggtgagggaggggaggggtccGAGATCGACGGGCAGGTTGTATGGAACAAGACCGTGCCCCTCCCCACCccagaggagaagatgaggcAGACGGCCAAGGCCGTGCCCACAGACATAGTCGCCATCAACGTCACAG GGGCAGTGTTTGACCGACAGGCGAGCATCCGGCGCTCCCTCATTAACACTGACACCGTGTCCCGCCGGCCCAAGAAGGTCAAACGCAGAAAGACTATATCAGGGCTGCCTGACAACATCAACCAGGAGCTAG CAGCAAAAGGATACGGCGGAGATCTCCGGCCGCATTCCATGTTCATCCCAGGACAGTACTCCACCTTGGGCAGAGTCGGGAGCGTCAACTCAACACTCCGACGTTCACAGACCAGAGACTCCAGCTGCcagacagaggaagtgaagatTGTACCGCCGTCCATGAGAAGGATTCGGGCTCAGAGAGGACAGGGAATTGCTGCTCAAATGGCCGgcatctctgcctcctcctcaacAGGAAGTATATCCATCTCGAGCAGTGACAGCTCTGGGATCTTGATGCTGCCACATCAGTTTAATGGAGATCCTTCCCGTTTTCACAGTCTGCCCCGACAGGGCGCCAGGGTGTCTCTCAGTGCTGACCCCATCTACAGCAGCACCCCCATCAAGTCAGAGGAGCAAACGACACCTCAAAGGCAGATTGGAAAGCTTCAGGCTGACGATACAGTGGTGCACATGAGAAACGCCCCAAGGACAGGCACACTGCCCAGGCCCAAGTCTCAGGAGTTAAGGGGGACACAGGCTAGTGATTGGGGTGGCAGCCCAGCATGTGTGGTCTCCCCTCATGCTGCCTACTCCACTTCATTCATTCCTAATGCCACCCTATCTAACTCCTCTGAGGTCATTACCCTCAAGACCTCCAGTCAGCTCTCCCACTCCCCGCCCTCAGCTTACCCCACAGCTCGGCCGCTCAGCCTGGCTTCCTCCACCAACACTGACCCTCTGATCTCCAGTCCAGCGGGCTTTACCCACAGCTCCACCTGCCCAGCCTTGGCCACTTCTACCCCCACTCATACACAACAGGATGGTGGTGTGGTAGTCGCAGCACCTGCCAGCGAGTCAGGTCATTCGGACAGCAGTATACACAGCCACAGCACCTTGGCCCCAACGCCCCCATCCTGTCTGCCAGAGGAGCAGTGGATTTACGACACACCAGAAAACGTGGTGATTCCACACCGCACTCTAACATCCAGCTGCTCCACCCCTATAAACCAGCTGTATAGCAGCCTGGACCTCTCCTCCAGGACCACTACTGACTCCAGCTCCCTCTATTCCCAAGACAATGATGGATATTACACCTCCATGCACATGGACTCAGGCCTGCGCTCTCGCAGTCATGGCAGTGGGCATGGTGCAGCAGCTGGACGTGCCACCAGGCACAGCATGTATGAGTGCCGCGAGATGGCCAATCAAGAAGACTCTGGAAGCTTGTACAGTGATCGCTCTCTGTCCCGCAGCATCTCCCTCCGCAAAGCCAAGAAGCCACCGCTGCCCCCAGCCCGCACAGACTCTCTTAGACGCAAGCCTGGTGCAAAAAAGCCCCTTGGAGGTGTTAGTGCCATTAGCGGCGCTAATGAGGCACACGGAGCCATGCTCAATGAGACTCTTATTGCCAGCTTGCAGCAGAGCCTACAGATGGGgctgagaggagggaaaggaaaaggggCCTCACCTTCTTCACCCTCTCACAGCCCGAGCAGCGACTATGATGACCCGTGGGTGCTACGGCCACGCAGTCAGAGCAGCATCAGTGCAGGTAGCTCTGCTGCATCACTAGCAGCTAACGCTAACTGTGGCGGTGTGTCTAACGTATACTCGCTATGCCATGTGACCCCTGCTCACAGCGAGACCAGCAGCCTGCGCTCAGACTATGCTGATTCCTGGGGCTACTACATGGACTACCCTCATACCCACGGAGACCAGAGGGCACAGACCCCCCCGGCCCACGCCGCAGATAACATGTCGGCTGGCGCTCATCCAGGAGAATTACAGAATGGAGGTGGGATTCACAACAACCAGGCCCCTAGAGCCCCGGACCAGGAGGGAGGGGTGGCAGTGAAGCCCAAAATGTCCACCTCCTCGCCGGACAGGGTCCACAGACTGACCTCCCCATCTAGTGGCTACTCTAGTCAGTCCAACACCCCCACAGCTGGAACCCCAGTGCCCTCATTCGTCAGGTCCATGTCTCCCTCTGGCAGCCGGCCCAAGCCCAAAGTGCCCGAGAGGAagtcatctctcctctcctctgtatccatgtcctcctcttccacctccctTTCCTCCAACACCTCTGACTCCCTTAAGAGCTTCGGacctcctccgcctccacctccacccctgcccctctcctcctcttcagctcccAGCACCCCTCTCAGCCCACCTCCACCCTTCCCTCCCCCTCTACCCCCAAGTTCCAGTGCAGGCACTCCTCCGCCAGTTTCCCTGTTACCAACCACTCCACAGGGTCCAAATCTGAGCCCACCCCCTGCTTGTTCCACCTCACCAGaattccctcctcctccatctcctgaaATGCTAATCCCCCCCAGTTCGTCCTTCAATGGGAGCTTTagtcctccccctccacctccacctcctgtccCCACCATGgggccacctccacctcctccactgcctgCCCTTGTGccaccttcttcctctccatcttttgTGAAGGCAGTGAAGGATGATCCTAAACCAACTCTTTCCGACAGCCCTACTAATTCATCTAAGCCTCTGATCACCCCGTTTGCGCTGCAGAGTGTTCAGCTCCGCTCTGTTAAACGGCCAGAGATGGAGATTAACGGTGAATCAGACCACACCAAAGCTCAGGAAACAGGGGTAGACCTCCTTCAGGGTCTAAAGCCCCAGGCCCTGGAGAAGTCTGATTCGCTGGAGCATCCCTCTGTGTTACCACTGTCAAACTGCCCCCCAGAAGAAGATTCACGCAACTCCTCACCTTCGCCTGTGTCTAAGCTCTTAGAAGAGTTGTCTTTAGACTGCAGTATCACAGATTACACAACAGATGGCGCTGTCATAAATGGAAAAGCTGAGGATCAAAGTTACTTTCTCTTAAAcggaaaagaaaaagttgaatGGCGGGAATCACTGTCCAGTCCCCCACAGAGCTCCCAAAGCTCTCCTGTCAAACAGAAGCCCCCAGCAGTCTCCAAGAAACCCAAAATCTCCTTTCTCCCACCATTTAGCCCGCGGCCAATCAGTGAACAGGTTCTATCTCAGCATGAGGATAAAACCAGCCTGTTACAAACAGAAGACCAAGTAGATGCGCCGCAAAGACaaatgaaggaagaggagaaggagagtaAAAGTGAGCAACAGAAGAAGGAGGAAACTTCAGAGAGCTCCGAGCCTCAGGCAGAGAGCAGTGAAACATCCACAGTAAGCCAGGACGAGCCCCATATCTCTGCTTCTGCCAGCCAGGACACAAGTCTCGATAACGGACTGTGTACCAATGGAGATGCTtatggggaggaagaggaggaggagggagatggaaCAAGTAGCACGACTGGATCCATCAGCTCCAGGGAGGACGACACTGGTG gtgAGGTGTTCGACTCCAGCACGGCTGAATCGTCTCCGGCCCCGCCAGCCAACGGGGCCTCCGAGGAGAACATGGTGACCCCGACTCCCTCACGGGCCCGAACGACTGAGGACCTCTTTGCGGCCATTCACAG AGGGGGCATGCAGTGGGTGGGTGCATCCTTTCTAGAGAG GTCAAAGCGCAAGGTCCTGGGCCGCAAGGAGTCTGAGGAGGACAAGTCCCGGGCCAGTCCTGGGAGCCACCCACAGTCTCCACCCGTCACCCCGACAGGCGTGGCCCCAGGGACAACGTCCTCTTTGCCCCGTCAGACAGGCTCCATCCAGCGCAACATCCGCAAGTCCTCCACCAGCAGTGACACCTTCAAGGCCCTGCTCCTGAAGAAGGGCAGCCGCTCAGAGACCAGCTTCAGGATGTCAGCCGCTGAGATGCTTCGCTCCACTGACCCCCGCTTCCAGAGAACACGCTCCGAGTCAGAGTTGGACCCCCCcgctgcttccccctcctcaCCGATGGCGCCACACAGCCCCTTGACCTCCCCCGGCCGTGGTAAGAGGGCAACGGATGAGTGGAGCCGCTATGAGGCCTTTTCTCTGTCCTCGCCGACTTCATCGTCCTCATCACTGAGCGGCTTAAAG